The genomic interval ATTTCTGTAGCGAAGTCCAGTGTTGTCCTAAAGGAAGGGATTTCAGTAGAGATTGTCTATCAAattctctccaaatccagttcGCCTAGGAAGATTCTGAGGAGAAGAGGCTGAATAACCGCTTCAGGAGAAGAGCCTCATTTTGAACTTTTAAGTTTTTTACTCCAAGTCCACCTAGTTCTTTTGGAGAGCAAACCACATCCCAGGCAACCAAACAACGCGCTCCAGAACAAACATTCTCCCCCGTCCAGAGGAATGCCCGCCTTCGCTTATCAATTTCCTCAATCACCGAAGGTGGCAGCTTGAAAGCAGACATTGCATAAACAGGAAGGCTATTGAGGACCGCATTGATTAAAACGAGACGCTCTGCCTGGCAGAGGAGCGAAGCTTCCCAACCTGCTAAGAATCCATCCACCTTATTTAGAAGAGGCTGCAGATCACCTGTAGACAACTTGTGCACAGTTAGCGGGAGACCCAGGTAAGACATTGGCCAGTTTTCACGCTTGCACTGTAGCAGTTTCGACAAAGTCGCTTCTTTCTGCAGATCAACATGAAGAGAGATCATAGTACTTTTCGCAAAGTTGATCTGCAAACCAGTTGCTTTGGAGAAACTGAGGATGGAAGATTTTAGGGCTCGGACATCATCTTCTTCTACTCTGCAAATAATCAGCGTGTCGTCTGCATATTGAATAGTTGCGTAGGGGCGATCATGGTATATTGGATGCCTTAAGCTTGCATTTCTTTCAAGCAGTCGCTGGAGCACATCTGCTACCAAGATAAAAAGGTATGGAGAAAGAGGGTCTCCTTGACGAAGGCCCCTTCGACAATTAATCCAACTCCCTGGGATTCCATTAATTAGAACCGAAGATTTTGAGGAGGTGAGCAATTTGTTAATCCACCTGATCCAATTGTCCGGGAAATCTCTGACCGCCAATATTTTTAGCAGACTTTCCCAATTTACTGAATCGAAAGCCTTTGCAAAGTCGAGCTTGATGATTAAAGTTTGGCATTCTCGTTTGTGGCAAGCTTGAATTAGTTCTGTCGCAAAGATTAGATTTTCATAAATGCACCGACCTTTTAGAAAGCCAGTTTGATCCATgtgaatcatttttttcaaagCAATTTGCAACCTAAAAGGCAGCACCTTTGATAGAATTTTGACAAGGCAATTCTGTAAAGAGATCGGCCTGTACCCATCCACTGTGTTTTCTTTACCTGGCTTTTGGATAAGAACAATGAAGGCTCTGTTAATTCTTTCTAGTTGAACAGCGCCCTGGGAGAAACCTGATGCTAGATTTAGGACAGCCTCCCTGATGTCGTTCCAAGCCGCTTGATAGAATCTAGGGCCAAAACCGTCTGGCGTCTGGTCCAGGGGCACTGCAAGAATTCATACCCTTGATAGCTAACAGCACCTCCTCTTGTGTAATCGACAAACCTTGAGTAGCCAGCATGTTAGAGTCGCATTCCTCCAACAAGTAGAGCGCTGAAAGATCAAAATCCCACACCGGCTGAGACTCACTCCTATCAGGAAGAGGTAGCTCGAAAAGGGAGAGGGAGTTGATGGTTTGGTTGAAAGCATTGGCTAGAGCAGGGGCAAAGTTATCTGAATTTTTGTCTGAAGGGTTTCTGAGAAGATTGAAATCACCTAGAATTAACCTTGGGCCAGAGATTAGGGAAGCTATGTCTGAAAGCTCATCTAGGAAGTCTTGTTTATTGTCTAGATCAGAGGGACCATAAATGTTTGTGATAGAGAACGATATATCTGTTAAGGTCGAGGTGAAAGAAATGTCTGGAGATGAAGGAAGTTTTTGAAAAATCGGAGTTCCAAGCGGTAAGCATTCCTCCCCGAGACCCATAAGAACCAATAAAATCATAGTTACACAGATTAGGAGGAAGGAAAGATTTAGCTTTAGGGGGCAAAATGTTTTGAAGTTTAGTTTCCTGCAGCACAACAAAAGAAGGATTAAAGTCTGAAATAGAACTCTTAACAATGTCGCATTTGTTTTTGTCGCCCAAACCACGAACATTCCAGCAAAGAATTGAGAAATTACAGTTCATAGACACAAATAGGTTCACCAGGGCGATACATCATAATTAGGTTCAAATAGGCATACAACACAGAGGCATGCAACAAACACAGCAGGGAGAGGAACGTAAGCAACAGTAAGTAGGTGGAGAAACTAAGACAAACACCCCATGCAGGCCCAACAACCAAAAACAAACTCCTGCCGAGTTTGTCCATCAAAAGGCGGAATAGAGACAGCATTGTTCCACCACAGCCAGCACCGAGCGAAGTTGTGCAATATCATGGTCGTCCAGGCTGCAAGCAATTGCTAGGTCCTCTAAAGCTTTCGGAGTTGTTTTGTAGTTGAGATCAAGAAGCTTGTGGGTGCTGACCACCTCATTGAGTTTGCTAGAGCACTTTGCGAGCTGTTCCTTAAGCTTCTTCGCCCGTGCAGCTTTTGCTTCCATTGAAATATACATTTGTCCCTCCTTGGCTGCCAAACGTGCATTGAAACGTTTCTTCACATCAATGTCCATGGAGATTTTCTTCTGTCTACGGCGCTTCCTGGCCGAAAGTTCATGTTCAGGCTCGAGATCAAGGAAGGAAGAATCCTGGCACTCATGTTCCGGAACAGGCTCCCCCTGCTGAAACAACGAAGCGTTATCCCTATCCTCAGCAGCAGAATGGGCTACAGTTGGAGGTGAAGATATGTCTTCAATTTGAACCGAACAAGGCGCCataaggagggggaggggaactCCCCGAGAGCGAGCTCCTTGGCCTTGAGCTACGTTACCCCGATACTTCACTAAAGGCACGTATCCGTATCGGATACTCcaacggatacggatacgtatCGGATACGCTCCGATACGTATCCCGTACGTATCCTGCCCTTTCCCAATTTTCAATTAAATAAAACAACCACGGATACTTTTTGGACACGTGTGAATATTGTAACCCAGCCACATCTGACTAGTGCACCGCCTCCCACTGCTACCACCAATCCTCACGCTCAcgcacctcctctccctccgactgccgccgccgctcgccgaccgccgccgcctccccattGTGCAGCGCCTCCTCTGCCGACGGGTGCAGCGCGTCCTTTACCGGGCCTTGTCGTAGACCCTCCGCCGGCGGGCTCAGCCACTCAGGGGCTAAAGCTGGCAGCCGTCATCCCCCGACAGCCCGACCCATTAGCAGCATCAACCCTTCGTGGCTAGCACTAAAGCAGCATCTCCGCCGCTGAGCAGCAGGCAAAAAGTCCATCACCACGGAGTAATTTTTCCATCGTTCTTGTCAGTAAATCCCCTTCaagctttcttttctttttcttttgaaaaccAATCCTCTTCTTTAGGCTTTCCATGTTTGATCTGCATTCTATGGTCTGGACATGTGTGATTTGTGCATGGTTATTGGCTGAACCACGAATggtcaaagatatattaatttgtgatttgtttgCTATCTGTACTCTTACACTTGTGTACCAATTTTAGTTTTTCTGTTATAAATATGCATGCAGTGATTTATCTCTGAATTATTGCTAGCCGGCAAGCTGCTTAACTTAAATTATCTCTCTTCTAGATAATTGATATGTGGTGTCGAATGTACCAATGCTATGGTATTGCTTATTCCTTAATTACAAAAGCTCATCAATTTtatgtattttaatatatatattaacgtATCCCTGTTTCCTTATTTTTGAAAGAATGACGTATCTCCGTATCGCGTATCTGTATCCGTATCCCCGTATCTAGGTAACATAGGCCTTGAGTGATTGAACTGTTTGGAGGCTGGTCTAGGTTGTTAGCCGAGTTTAACCCAGCAGCCTGTCTCGAACGAGGAGGTTCCAACTGATGTGGGAAGAGGAACTGCTCATAGTACTTAATGTAGTTTCCATCCTCATCAATGTTCATAGCTAGGTCCCAAGTGCGTAAAACTGTGACATGAACAGTGCTGACAACTCCAAAATTGTAACGCAGCTTCATAGTAGGAGTCATCCTCTTCCCTGGGTAATGAAGCACCACAATTCTCAGCGACGATTGCTCATCTCCATAGAGGCATTGATCATCTACCTCCATCAGCTCGCCGTAGTTCTCAAAAGCGTTGCGAATTTTGTTAGGAAATAGCAACTCAGGGGGGAAATCTACGCAATCCAACTCAGAAAGCATGGTGTTGTGTTGAGTGGAACGGGCCGCACTATCTTCCAGCCGCTCTAGCATGACTGAGTGTCCCTCTGCCCGAAGGGAGTCCTGATGATTCACTGCAAACTCCCTGTTTCGGTGAATGAATCTCATGGCCATAGAACCTCTGCAAGAAGAAATAAGGGAGAACTGGAAACTTGGATGTGCAGCTTGCATGGCCTTTCTGATAACTCTGCTAGGAGTTTCGCAAGGAGGAATAACATAAGCGAAAGCATAGTGAGCCACAACCCTCATGTCCACGTATGGGAGGAAAATATCCACAAAGTCATCTTCATCTGAAGCCTGCTGCTGATCAGGGTCTGTATCACCAGAAGCAAATTCCTCTGTTGAGCTGGAGATTAAAACTGGGTTGGCAATGCTCGTGTCAGGCACTGGGGACCTTGGGCCAGAGGTATCGGACTGCTCTGGGCTCAAACCGGCCATGGCCTTACGAATCTGATCTGCCGCAGATGGACCTCCTGAGGAATGAGGAGGCGACCAAGAGCTGACTGGATCCTGCGCAGTGGGGCTAACCCGAGATGAAGCTTGCTGTTCAGAGCAGACAAATATATCCCTTTGCGCAGGAGGGGGAGAGGACAGAGGAGATTGTGCTACTGGAGCTGGCAGAAGAGGATTAGCCCCAAACCAGGTAAGGAAACCCTTGTTCTTACATCTCAGACGTGGGGGCAGGCTACTGAGGGGAGCAGACTGAAACACCTGGGTAGTAGAAGAGCCCACTTGCTCTGCGGACTGCACTGTAGAGAAATCGACAACCACAGAATGTAGAATGACAGGGGCATCCTCCGAGGGAGGGGCGGAGTCCACAAGCGCCGTAGATCTGACAGGAGCATCCACAGAGGGAACAGCAGCGGAAGAAATAGTAGCATCGGGCTGTCCAAATATAGTGGGAAGAAGCACAGAACTAATAGCAGGCATCACATGCACAAGCTCAGCAGAAACATATTCTGACCCTTGCTGCCCAACTGCCTCAGAAGCTGAGCTCGCATGAACAACTGACGAAACTGGCAGAGCAGGAATAGGAGCAGGAACAATTACCAGAGCAGAATCCACTTCAATCAGAACCAAACCCCCCGAGCCTGATCTATCTGGCGAGTTAGAGAGACTATTTTCCAGCATAGCAATGACGTCCTCCAACTACGCATCCCCAAGAAGTTTAGGAGGGATGTATGGAACAATGGCTAGGTTTTCTGAGGGAATGGAGGTGGGGCTGGAGCGAGGGTAGGGAGCTGAGGGAATGCGTGGCTGCTTCGGTGGAGGAGAGCTAGGGACTCACCGCACCCATCTAGTGGTGAAGCGGGCAACGGAGGAGGCTGAAGTGGGGTTTGGTGAGCTGGTGGAGCGGCGAGGAGTTGGATTTGAAGCCATGGAGGTCTTGCAAGAATCCTGGCGGTGGCCAGAACGCCGGCAAGAAGCACAGATCAAAGGGTCCCGGCAATCTTTGACATGGTGGTCGAGGCCAAGGCAGCGAAAGCAACGGTTTAGCATATTGAGTTTTTTGTTTTGCCGGAAGGACTGGTAGGAGGGGTTGGAGCTCTGGTTTATCCTAGGGTTTTTCTGGGAAAGAAGAGCATCTTTGAAGGAGGTAGCTGCAGTGGAGTCAACTGGCTTCAAAGCAAGGCTGGAAGCTGCAATGGAGGAGTTCCTGCTGgttggtgggggggggggggggggggggggggaagcaAATCTGACGTGACGTTGCATTAAAGCCCGGCTTAGCTGTCTGAGAGGCGGGAACAGCCGAACTTTCAATGGGCAGACACTGAGGAGCACTGGCATCCAGATGAACCAAGAACATATCAACATAATTCTGGACCTGAACAGCAGTTGAATCCTTGGAAAGATGGATGGACAAACCGGCGGAATCAAGCAAAGCAGAACCCGCAAGAACTAAAGAAGAAGCCACATTATGGTTTGCAACAAAAGAACGAAATAAGCCAAAACCCAAAGAAGAGACCGAGAACGAAAAACCATAAGAACTGAACCAGAAATTCAGAATGTTTTTAACAGAGAGGGAGTTGTGAGGACGGGACGGGGAGGCACACAGCCAAATCGGAGTTGGGTGGATGTTAGAGGGGCCTAGGACTGAAACAGATGGGATCACTGGGCAGTGGAAAAGGGAGAGGATGTGTTCTTGGAAAATTTCACCTGGTTTCACCTGCTGCCGGAGGGGTGAGAAGAACTGGGTTGTGGGTGGAGGAAGGAAAGCGCCCGTCGGGGTGGGCAGCAACGGCGGCAGATTGATCAGCGGTGGCCTGCAGCCAGCTCCGCCAGAGGCGGCAACCGGAGCAGCCCCGTCGCCAGCCCTTTCGCCAGCCCCGTCGCCAGAGCCCATTCCCCCCTCAGTATCGGTAAATCATTTCACCAAAAAATTAAGATTTTAacttataagtataagcataagccaaacgatgaggctgtAAAGCATCGAGAatagaaaatactaaaatatagTGGGTCTATTTGTTAATTCCTGTAAGTTTATCCTAATTATCAAAGggataagtattttttttcaattataatatGGATGGCACGAGCTCACACATCACACTTATATATACCTGCAAATGTATCCTTTAACCCACGCTCAAAGGAATGGAAACTACTAACATATCCTCGATTCGTATTTGAAAACATATTACAAGAAGCATGCTTGTGCCGACATGTGCATGCTCAAGTGGAATTTGGAACATTCCAAAAAGaagaatttagaaaaatatggaCTTCGATTCCTGTCCCGTTAGCATCTCCGATCCGAGAGTTGGGATGACTCCGTTAGTTTCGGTCGGGAGCCGGACGGTAATGGACCTACAACCCTTGCTTGTGGACTAGCTGCAACATCACACTCATACACTCACAAAGATTAATACTAGTAAATCTCTACTTGGAAAAATAGAATCATAATATTCGAAGAATTTGGATTTAAACCCTGCTATTCATAAGTATGATCATGTACCCATGGCTTCATCATCCTATCACACTCCAAGgactatataaccaattttgtctTTAAAGTAAATTATAGTTTGTTGTGAATTCGGCTCTAGTACGTTTTAGATGTGCAGCATGCGTGTCTCTATATTTTGAAGCAATGTTCTAAAAATGCTCTACCctttgttctttctttctttgaccCTGGCAATGGCTTTCTGACCATTTGTGTTGTGTATCTTAAACTCTGCTCTCTTCTTCTGATATATTGATGTGTAATTCTTTTGCGCGTTtacgaaaaaaaaattgcttggTTGCAGTGCACATGAAAATACAAAACAGTGGCATtcattcatattcatattcacGCAGGATATGGTACAGGTACTAGGTGGTGAGGGCATTGGGGAGCGAGGTTTGAGTGCCGAGGACCTTGCCGCCGACGTCGGGGAAGCAGTCGTGGCCCGGGAGAGCGCGGACGCGGCCGTCCTTGTCCACCTTCAACGGGTAACACATCAGGTGCCCCTTCgtctcctccatctccggcgaCACGTACGCCCTCCAGTTCTCCTCCGCCATCTCCCTCACCCGCCTCACGCACTCCCCCGTCTCCGGCCGCCCGAAGCACTCCTCCACCGCCCCCAGGTGCTCCGCCCACAGCGACATCCTGTACCCGTACACCTGCAATGCAGAAAAAAACGTGAATATTatggaatgacctaatatcaaataattagaatggATGAGGCTTTCGAATTCAGGCCAGCTAACACACCATCTTATATGGAGCTAGCCGAAAAATCCATAGACGTTTCCCTAACATTttcatccatcgatcgatcgatcgatggcgtAATTAAGCTTTTTGGATGAACTGTACCTGTCCACGAGGAGGGCCTTGATCGTGATCAGCAGACCACTTGTAGTGTGGCTGGTAGGCGCCCATGGCGATCTCGGTGTCCCTGCAGCCTTCCATGGACCTCTGGTTGATGTTGGCCGATCCGATGATGACGTACTCGTCGTCAACCACCATCCCTTTCGAGTGCACATAGATCATGAATCTCCGGAGCTTCTGTGCCGAGCGCTGGATGCATGATTGTTAATTTGCAACAATGATCAGCCACGAGTATTTCAGATCACATGGAGTAGTAATACATTTACCTATACTACGGACTATGGAGTAGTATTCTGCTGCTGTACCAGAGTGGAGTTGTCATTGCATAAGCTCGTCTGGGACATGctgtcaccggcggcgacctcgcgctTCCCGAGGCAGTAGAAATTCAGATAATCTTGAGGGTGAGCTTCGACCAGTCCCTGCATCCGCAGAGCGTCCGCTATGATCTTGTACATCATAGACATGGTTTGGCCCTTCAAAAGGATAGCAGATCAAAACATCAGCATCTTGATTTGTAGTAATTTGCATGAATAAGTGCCTGCAGACCTGCCAAAAGAGGATTTGCTGCATCGGTGCCGCGGTTGGGATGCCTTCAGGCCACATTGGTAGGACAATGTACACCGCGAACTGCTCATTTGCCTTGATCTTGCTTGCAATCTTCAAGGCCAGCTCCACAGGTATTAAGTTATCAGCACCTGATCTCACCAGAGCATTCCAATCGTAATATGAATGCAGAATGTGAGTAACAAACAGCCTAAGAGGTACTGAAACACTAATCCTACTATCTCTCATGCCATTTCAGGTTCAAATGTGTCGTTTGCCATCATGCATCTGAACAATCCAATTGCTGTTCGCCAGTCATAGCATAAACATGCATGTGATTGTTAGGCTGATCAAGTCTACAACTAGAAGACGTTAACTGTTGGTTGCCAAGCAAAGAAATTGGTAGTGAAATGGCATTTCATAAGCTTCACCTAAAGCAGAACTGAAGGCAGATTTACCTGCGCTTTTATGTGAGGACCATAAGAACGATGACCCAATGAAATACTGGTTCTCAATGTATATGAAGTGCTGCGCAGACCTGATTGCTTTGACATATGCACTGTGTATGCTTTTGTCGATCTTTAGATTCTTTGCACAGACAAGATTCTGcagaagaaaagggaaaataacTAGTCAGTCAGAAACAATTATTGAAAGATGCATTTTTAGCTGGTGCTGTGGTGCATGGCAAAGGACACTAACCTGAGACTCTGCCTCCTGAACAATTTTTGGGAACCCCTTTACAGAACCTGAATCAATTGACCTGAACACCTAGCCGAGCACCAAAATAAGTATGAGGAAGTAGCATCTAAGATGTTACTGTAGTTCATGTAAGACTAAAACAAAGTCTTATACCTGCACATGCCAATTTTCTGGGTCCTTTTCTTCACAAACATGTGCATTAGCCTTATCTGCAGCTGGGGTAACAATCCAGGACATCCGGTTTATTTTTATCAGCGTGTCATGATGCCAACTTGCAACTTTCTTAAGATTGACCTTCCATTTGGTTGCTTTTCTCCACCGCTGTTCAAAGTTTGTCAGTATATCAAAGGCAGCAGGGCCCTCAATCTTGCAGTGTAAATCATGCCATGGTTGTCTTGGTCCATATGAATTAACCTGTAGATCAGGAGAAAGGATCCTCAGCGTTCAGATTCTTATCAAATAGAGAACTTATActacctccttccctaaatgtttgacgccattgacttttttaaacatgtttgaccgttcgtcttattcaaaaacttttgtgaaatatgtaaaactatatgtatacataaaagtatatttaacaataaattaaatgataggaaaagaattaataattacttaaattttttgaataaaatgaacggtcaaacatatttaaaaaagtcaacggtgtcaaatattttgggatggagggagtattttatagAAAAGTCAGATTGTACAACGTGCTGCCGATACATTTTATGGAGATATTTAGCAATTCACATGAATTTGTATATGAAGGAACTCTATGATCTGATAACAGTTTATGAACTGGAGAACTTACAGGAAATGTAGGATTGTGGAAGTCTTTGTTGAAAGCGGTATCAAGATCTTTGAAAAGCCTATGTTCAGGTGTATCGTATCTGCCGTCGCACAGGTCTAGACCACCAATGAAAGC from Oryza glaberrima chromosome 3, OglaRS2, whole genome shotgun sequence carries:
- the LOC127768498 gene encoding phospholipase D delta-like isoform X1 — its product is MGKSSADLSASSESAVLLHGDLDIWITEAKCLPNMDIMSERMRRFFTGYGACGSSCAGDNARRGGVGAGGGVRPKKIITSDPYVSVCLAGATVAQTRVIPNSENPRWEERFRVEVAHAVSRLEFHVKDNDVFGAQLIGVASLPVDRILSGAPAEGWFPIDGHCSSNPMRPPPELRLSVQYRPIDDNPLYRGGAGAVPNAYFPLRRGGGVTLYQDAHVADGGLPAIQIAGGRAYEHGRCWEDICHSIVEAHHLVYMVGWSIYHPVKLVREPTRALPGETPSTLGELLKKKAREGVRIVILLWDDKTSHDKFLLKTDGVMHTHDEETKKFFRHSGVHCVLVPRYASTKLSIFKQQVVGTLFTHHQKCVLVDTQATGNNRKITAFIGGLDLCDGRYDTPEHRLFKDLDTAFNKDFHNPTFPVNSYGPRQPWHDLHCKIEGPAAFDILTNFEQRWRKATKWKVNLKKVASWHHDTLIKINRMSWIVTPAADKANAHVCEEKDPENWHVQVFRSIDSGSVKGFPKIVQEAESQNLVCAKNLKIDKSIHSAYVKAIRSAQHFIYIENQYFIGSSFLWSSHKSAGADNLIPVELALKIASKIKANEQFAVYIVLPMWPEGIPTAAPMQQILFWQGQTMSMMYKIIADALRMQGLVEAHPQDYLNFYCLGKREVAAGDSMSQTSLCNDNSTLRSAQKLRRFMIYVHSKGMVVDDEYVIIGSANINQRSMEGCRDTEIAMGAYQPHYKWSADHDQGPPRGQVYGYRMSLWAEHLGAVEECFGRPETGECVRRVREMAEENWRAYVSPEMEETKGHLMCYPLKVDKDGRVRALPGHDCFPDVGGKVLGTQTSLPNALTT